CAAGAACACCATCTCTGACGTTGTATATGCCTTTGTATGGGCCGTGGTATACAGCTATGCGGTGCTTTTCGAGATGCTCAATGTTGCGGCGTTCTTCTTCCGTGTTAACTTTTCCAACATATCCTGGACTGAATACTTCAGAATAGACCGGACCGTATGAATATTGAAATTTCCATACATTTGAGTTTATAAAAGCTTTAAGTGTGTAAAAAACATCTTTCAGTGAGATCCAACAATAAGAACTAGAATCTCGCTCAAATCTACCATCTTTTGGCACTCTAACGTAAAGTGGGACCTTAATTAATTCATCGTGCAAAAAAACCCCATGACCTATTTGATTGTGTTCTCCCAGTAATTGGCCATGATCACTAGTTATTATAACGATACTTTTTAAAATTAATCCTTTATCTACAAGCCATTTTAGAGTTTTTTCGAGTCTAGGTATAAGATACATTATTTCATTTTGGTATTCATTTTGGAGCTTTATGGCTAATTTTGAAGGAATTTTCGTATTTTGTTTTAAAACTCTTAATCTTAATGTTGCGAAATCAACACCTCTGTACGGTTCGTGAGTTTCCATCAGGTTGACAAACATGAAAATTGGTTCATTTATATCCTTAAATACACGTACACTAGCCTTAAGATACTCATCAACTCCTTTATTAAGAGGCCATTTTTTAAATCTAACAAAAAATTTTCTATATAAATGGGTAGTGCCTTTCGAAATAACATTAAATTTTAATCGTTGACAAAACACTTTTCCGATAGGTAATATGTTGTAATATTCATTGAAAAAATTAAATCCCATTTCCGGAGATATCCACTGATTTGCAGAAACAAGAACCATTTTATATCCTGAGAGTGTCTTAAAAATTGTTTTTTTATTAATCTTTTGTATTTTACAAGGATATATTTTAAATTCAATTGGCTCTTGGTATGCAAAAAAAGGCTCGTGAACTCCATGCTCACTAGGATACATTCCAGTAAACATAGATACATGACTGGGTATTGTCCACGGAGCAGGAGCTATAACGTTCTCATACCTGACAAATCCGTATTTCTTTAATACGTCCCAGATAGGCCCAGAGTAGTCATCTCTAAGAGTATCCAATACAATCCAGATGATGTTGGGACGGTCACCCATTCTTGTTCCCCCCATACAGTATTCTCTTAGGCTTATCGTTATCAAAAATACCTCTCAGGCCATCCAGATAAGCTGATGTTACGAAAAAAATCCTACTCAGCTTGTGATCGTCAAAAAGAAGAATTCCACCAATTATTAATAGGTAATTAGTAATCAGTTTTTTGAAAAATTGTATTCTTGGAGCGTACCTATATCCGAGATACGCCCAGTTTCTATACTCGAAATATAATTTCCAGAATTTCCCATAAGGAATAACTCTCCGTTTTAAGGGACCTATTTGCTTAACCTCAGAAATTTTAGTCTCTTCTTTATGGACTATTACCGATGACGGAATCATATACACAGCACCAATTTTTATTAATCGTAAAAAGTACTCAACATCATCATACCATATAAAGAATTCACGTAGTGGAAAGCCTATACTATCTATCGCATCTTTTTTTATTAACGGGCCGACAAAAGAGGAGTGATGTATACTAATATATTTTTGAGCTTGGCTCCATAGCGCAACTCTGAATTTCAAAAAATTTCCATCGACAAAAGTACCTCTGTGACCTACAAATTTACCATTAACATTTAATTTTAAAGGCGTGACAACAACTGCATTAGGTAAATCAACATAATTTAACAACTGTTCCAAAGCATCTTTTTTGGGCTCCGCATCATCATCCATCACCCATATCCAGTCATAACCTTCTGAATATGCTCGCTTGATTCCTTCATGAAATCCACCTGCACCACCTACATCTTCGTAAAGACGCACATAAATCACCCTAATTGGCTTTCCAGAATCTGAAACGATGATGTGTCCAGTTGTCCAAGAATGGGATTTGGACTCATGTGGAGGAATTTTTTTAATATATCCCTGATCTCTGAGAGCTTCTGGGGTACCATCGGTAGATGGGCCGTCAATAATAAAAATCGCATCAGGAGGTCTTGTCTGAGTTCTAAGGGCCTTTAGGCACTCAAGCAGAAGTTTCTTCCGGTTAAACGTGACGACCACAGCAGCAACTCTAATGGTATTTTTGCAACTCAATTATATCACCTTTCTTTATCCGTGTTAAGTTCTTTAGAGCAAATTTTATGGCGCGAAGTATTGTCAATATATTTCTTATTTCTGTTTTTAGGTCTTTATGAATTATGCCGCTTACAAAATGAGTTAGTATTTCTCCTGAGTTTCGCCATAAAAACACCAGAATATTAAGCTTAGTATCTCCAAAATGTTTATACAGCATATAAAGATTCGTTACACATCTATGGGCTTCGAGGGAATATCCAAGCAACCTTCCAGATGGTGATTTTTTGTGGATCAGCAGAGATCCTCTAACGAGATAAAGACTATTGCTACCATATTTCTTGTATATCTGGTAAGAAAAATCAACATCTTCTGAATAACTGTATTTCAATAGTTTCCAATCAAAATCAAATTTTTCAAGGACCTTTCGCCTATACGCCATATTGCATCCAGAAAGCCACTGTGTCGGAACATGTTCTTTACAACTAGACATTGTTGGTATGAAAGAGCGCTGCACCTTAGGTCTTTTAGTCTGGCGAAAAAGTAAAAACAATGAACTGAACATCCGATATAACCTGGGGAGCCTAATATTTGTTATACATCCGGTAACTCCAAGAACTTCGGGATGGTCTTCTAAAAAACTCAGCATGTTCTTCAGATACTCTGAATGGAGAATTACATCATCATCGAGGAATACTATTATGTCCCCTTTAGCCAACCTTGTAGACTTATTTCTCACACGGGCTAAAGACGGGAACTTTGAGGGGGCCCAAACATACCTCACAGGATAGCCCATATTTACAACCTTTAAAATTTGACGTAACCTGTCATCAGGAGATTCATCAAATATTATAACCTCATCAGGTAGAATCGTTTGGGTGTTCAGTGACTGAAGCGTTAAGAGTGGATCCTCATATCTCTTGTAGGTCGGTATTATCACCGAGACTCTTTTTGCCATCATTAACACACCTCTAACTGACTGTCAGTACCCTGAATTGTTGAAACGTACAGTCGTATAAGTTTTTTACAAATTACTTCCGCCCTCCACCTCCTTAAAGCCTCTTTCTTAGCCAATTTACCCATCCTCTTTCTGAGCCTAACATCAGATGCCAGAATTAGTAGAGATTCGGCAATCTCCTCTGGATTGCTCGGGCTTACTATGTGGCCAGTTTTGCAATGTTTTACCATGTATGGCATTCCACCAGCTCTCGAAGCAATCACCGGAGTTTCTGTAGCCATTGCCTCAGCAATTACCATTGGGGTCGTCTCCTGAAAAGATGTCAGAGCCACTATTGATGACTTGGAGTAGAGTTCAAGCAATTTTTCGTACGGGACTTTCCCGAGGAACTTAACGTTTCGTAAATCCTCCTTCCTGACGAATTCCGTAAGAGTTTCGAAATAGCTCTTATCGCCAATTCCCCCAACAATCCAAATCTCGAAATCTGACAGTTCAGGTTTGGCTACTGCCACACTCCTTAAAAAACCGAGCTGATTTTTCCGTGCAGTTATCGTAGCAGGATATAGTATAACACTATCTTCGCTTTTCTCGACATTAAAGAATTCATCTGATATGGGGTTTTCAATGATTACCGTTTTAGACAGATCAAAACCTTTCTGAGAAAGTTCTTTCAAAACATACGGAGAAATTGCAGTAAACCTTGTCAAAAGATTGTAAAAGCTCCTAAACCTTCTCTCATTTAACCACAGTGACGTTCTCATATACGGCCCCTTATACATTCTCTCTTTCCATAAAATCCCATGCAGGGTAAACACAGTTTTAGTCTTGTTAATCCACGGAAAAATACTATATATATCGTGAGAATGTACCAAGTTCGGGTTATTCAGCCTGTGCATTTTCAAGAAAGCTTGTAATTCCCCCGTAAAAGTGACGGGTGGATAAAGTTTCATGTTAATGACTTTTATACACTCGTCCAGTTGCACAACCCCTCT
The genomic region above belongs to Archaeoglobus neptunius and contains:
- a CDS encoding glycosyltransferase family 2 protein — translated: MVVTFNRKKLLLECLKALRTQTRPPDAIFIIDGPSTDGTPEALRDQGYIKKIPPHESKSHSWTTGHIIVSDSGKPIRVIYVRLYEDVGGAGGFHEGIKRAYSEGYDWIWVMDDDAEPKKDALEQLLNYVDLPNAVVVTPLKLNVNGKFVGHRGTFVDGNFLKFRVALWSQAQKYISIHHSSFVGPLIKKDAIDSIGFPLREFFIWYDDVEYFLRLIKIGAVYMIPSSVIVHKEETKISEVKQIGPLKRRVIPYGKFWKLYFEYRNWAYLGYRYAPRIQFFKKLITNYLLIIGGILLFDDHKLSRIFFVTSAYLDGLRGIFDNDKPKRILYGGNKNG
- a CDS encoding glycosyltransferase family 4 protein → MYTIYITAPNVLDPYLGPSVVAHNTLKGFLTIKNELERENIALTFISIPSCDRRGVVQLDECIKVINMKLYPPVTFTGELQAFLKMHRLNNPNLVHSHDIYSIFPWINKTKTVFTLHGILWKERMYKGPYMRTSLWLNERRFRSFYNLLTRFTAISPYVLKELSQKGFDLSKTVIIENPISDEFFNVEKSEDSVILYPATITARKNQLGFLRSVAVAKPELSDFEIWIVGGIGDKSYFETLTEFVRKEDLRNVKFLGKVPYEKLLELYSKSSIVALTSFQETTPMVIAEAMATETPVIASRAGGMPYMVKHCKTGHIVSPSNPEEIAESLLILASDVRLRKRMGKLAKKEALRRWRAEVICKKLIRLYVSTIQGTDSQLEVC
- a CDS encoding sulfatase-like hydrolase/transferase encodes the protein MGDRPNIIWIVLDTLRDDYSGPIWDVLKKYGFVRYENVIAPAPWTIPSHVSMFTGMYPSEHGVHEPFFAYQEPIEFKIYPCKIQKINKKTIFKTLSGYKMVLVSANQWISPEMGFNFFNEYYNILPIGKVFCQRLKFNVISKGTTHLYRKFFVRFKKWPLNKGVDEYLKASVRVFKDINEPIFMFVNLMETHEPYRGVDFATLRLRVLKQNTKIPSKLAIKLQNEYQNEIMYLIPRLEKTLKWLVDKGLILKSIVIITSDHGQLLGEHNQIGHGVFLHDELIKVPLYVRVPKDGRFERDSSSYCWISLKDVFYTLKAFINSNVWKFQYSYGPVYSEVFSPGYVGKVNTEEERRNIEHLEKHRIAVYHGPYKGIYNVRDGVLEYVKSYDPEIEIAEDVKELLIRDVKKYLKQVKLKSTVRKISSKL
- a CDS encoding glycosyltransferase family 2 protein, producing the protein MMAKRVSVIIPTYKRYEDPLLTLQSLNTQTILPDEVIIFDESPDDRLRQILKVVNMGYPVRYVWAPSKFPSLARVRNKSTRLAKGDIIVFLDDDVILHSEYLKNMLSFLEDHPEVLGVTGCITNIRLPRLYRMFSSLFLLFRQTKRPKVQRSFIPTMSSCKEHVPTQWLSGCNMAYRRKVLEKFDFDWKLLKYSYSEDVDFSYQIYKKYGSNSLYLVRGSLLIHKKSPSGRLLGYSLEAHRCVTNLYMLYKHFGDTKLNILVFLWRNSGEILTHFVSGIIHKDLKTEIRNILTILRAIKFALKNLTRIKKGDIIELQKYH